One segment of Desulfovibrio sp. X2 DNA contains the following:
- a CDS encoding LPS-assembly protein LptD produces the protein MRLLCASAIILACIALPGLAGAQAPQSEQTTQVVKNPKTSQEWELTADRVSTNHAAGIVQAWGHAVLRSGNDYLSGDFIEYFRDSGWIYLKGNVHSYWHDYDIYADEAQFDLVNKTGKLTNGILFIEQGSLVVKGKEFDKTGEDTYTFTEATLTGCEGSNPAWSIKTDTGDLTVGDYANVYSSQFLVKGTPILYAPYMRVPLRADRQTGFLPPTYGSSSRLGGFYSQPFFWAIDAERDLTAYADYFGKRGPMVGLEYRSADDAQTHGLWRMDYIDDKVVVDNQSEQEEEFENSGLIRTNHQRYWLRSKYDGWTFDPDYQVKLDLDYASDQTFLRTYNHLHTRYSQSYNDFLNDFGRGIDTIDSLTRTSTGLATRTWGGEYAMNLRAAYTENFNYMNGNQPGDKNPTVQVLPELSAYAYKQQLLNSPFEIQADSSLTYFTRNYGTSGGRFDVLPQLSLPLASPYGSIIPRMGWRETMYSATQDNSSSDVDEGTQDRQLFSYGAAAFSEVSGTYDLGTPPALLAPDASLAGTSTWVGLRHAIQPRVDYSWTQNVEQRSLPEYDQYDRIGAQNQVTYSLTNLLNRKRGTVNVAKDEDGKPDPFVAYSYRDFLRLLIEQSYDFREADRNTDLNEYPRRPFGDVLAQTDFYPLDWLSLTNKTYTSPYGEGITRFENTVGFYDPQYGQLSVGFTQYSKIDEYKRQNRSAINMLTLRGQLNLPQDLTLETVYQYDIRNDIPITTDIGLTWHAQCYDVTAFYSATQYDRSIALWVSILGFKSPGISLSQNTNNSN, from the coding sequence TTGCGCCTCCTTTGCGCGTCCGCGATCATCCTCGCCTGCATCGCCCTTCCCGGCCTCGCCGGGGCTCAGGCGCCCCAATCCGAGCAGACCACCCAGGTGGTGAAGAATCCGAAGACTTCCCAGGAGTGGGAGCTCACGGCGGACCGCGTTTCCACCAACCACGCGGCCGGGATCGTCCAGGCATGGGGGCACGCGGTCCTGCGCAGCGGCAACGACTATCTCTCCGGGGACTTCATCGAGTATTTCCGCGACAGCGGCTGGATTTACCTTAAGGGCAACGTCCACAGCTACTGGCACGACTACGACATCTACGCCGACGAGGCGCAGTTCGACCTGGTCAACAAGACCGGAAAGCTCACGAACGGCATCCTCTTCATCGAGCAGGGTTCCCTCGTGGTCAAGGGCAAGGAGTTCGACAAGACCGGCGAGGACACCTACACCTTCACCGAGGCGACGCTGACCGGCTGCGAGGGCTCGAACCCGGCCTGGTCCATCAAGACCGATACCGGCGACCTCACCGTGGGCGACTACGCCAACGTCTACTCGTCCCAGTTCCTCGTCAAGGGAACGCCGATCCTTTACGCCCCCTATATGCGGGTGCCTCTTCGCGCCGACCGCCAGACCGGCTTCCTGCCGCCAACCTACGGCTCTTCCTCGCGCCTGGGCGGCTTCTACAGCCAGCCCTTCTTCTGGGCCATAGACGCCGAGCGCGACCTGACCGCCTACGCCGACTATTTCGGCAAGCGCGGCCCCATGGTCGGCCTCGAGTACCGCAGCGCGGACGACGCGCAGACCCACGGCCTGTGGCGGATGGATTATATCGACGACAAGGTCGTGGTCGACAACCAGAGCGAGCAGGAAGAGGAGTTCGAGAACAGCGGCCTGATCCGGACGAACCACCAGCGCTACTGGCTGCGCAGCAAGTACGACGGCTGGACCTTCGATCCCGACTACCAGGTCAAGCTCGACCTCGACTACGCCTCGGACCAGACCTTCCTGCGCACCTACAATCACCTGCATACAAGGTATTCACAGAGCTACAACGACTTCCTGAACGACTTCGGCCGCGGCATCGACACCATCGACTCCCTGACGCGCACGAGCACCGGCCTCGCCACCCGCACCTGGGGGGGCGAATACGCCATGAACCTGAGGGCCGCGTATACCGAGAACTTCAACTACATGAACGGCAACCAGCCCGGGGACAAGAACCCCACGGTGCAGGTCCTGCCCGAACTGTCCGCCTATGCCTACAAGCAGCAGCTGCTGAACTCGCCCTTCGAGATCCAGGCCGACTCCTCGCTGACGTATTTCACCCGCAACTACGGCACCAGCGGCGGCCGCTTCGACGTCCTGCCGCAGCTGAGCCTGCCGCTGGCGAGCCCTTACGGCTCGATCATCCCGCGCATGGGCTGGCGCGAGACCATGTACTCGGCGACGCAGGACAACTCGTCCAGCGACGTCGACGAGGGCACGCAGGACAGGCAGCTGTTCAGCTACGGAGCAGCCGCCTTCTCCGAGGTCTCCGGCACCTACGACCTGGGCACGCCCCCGGCCCTCCTGGCGCCCGACGCCTCGCTCGCCGGGACGAGCACCTGGGTGGGGCTGCGCCATGCCATCCAGCCGCGCGTGGACTACTCCTGGACGCAGAACGTCGAACAGAGGAGCCTGCCCGAATACGACCAGTACGACCGTATCGGCGCCCAGAACCAGGTCACCTATTCGCTGACCAACCTCCTCAACCGCAAGCGGGGGACGGTCAACGTGGCGAAGGACGAGGACGGAAAGCCCGATCCCTTCGTCGCCTACAGCTACCGCGATTTCCTGCGTCTGCTGATCGAACAGAGCTACGACTTCCGCGAGGCCGACCGCAACACGGATCTGAACGAATATCCGCGCCGTCCGTTCGGCGACGTCCTGGCGCAGACCGATTTCTATCCCCTGGACTGGCTCTCCCTGACCAACAAGACCTACACTTCGCCTTATGGAGAAGGCATCACCCGTTTCGAGAACACGGTGGGATTTTACGACCCGCAGTACGGCCAGCTCAGCGTAGGGTTCACCCAGTACAGCAAGATCGACGAATACAAGCGCCAGAACCGCAGCGCCATCAACATGCTGACGCTCAGGGGGCAGCTCAACCTGCCGCAGGATCTGACGCTCGAAACCGTCTACCAGTACGACATACGCAACGACATCCCCATCACCACCGACATCGGCCTCACGTGGCACGCACAGTGCTACGACGTCACGGCCTTCTACTCCGCCACGCAATACGACCGCAGCATCGCCCTGTGGGTCTCGATCCTGGGTTTCAAGTCGCCCGGCATCAGCCTGAGCCAGAATACAAACAACTCCAATTGA
- the alr gene encoding alanine racemase: MSVPFNKLIARIDLDAIRENYLLLREVAGNPAPVIKADAYGHGLLPVARTLAQAGAGSMCVGSVEEAVALRGEFSGRIVSLLGPLDKADAAAVVEHGLVPYIYRREQLAMLAEAARNAGGQARLALKFDTGMGRLGFRLPDVPDLVATLAANRELRLELVASHLATADEPARDDYVVRQRGVFEAVCSELRAAGLDFACTLGNSAGLLAYPELRYDLQRPGIALYGVNPFCGTPLAHLGERLRPAMSVRTPVAQVHSLDAGESVSYGCTFVAPKAMRVAVIAAGYADCYSRALGGKAEVVIRGRRAKVCGRVCMQLSIVDVSDIPGAEAGDDAWLLGGEGDDPVTPDELAGWWGTITYEVFCLLGLNKREYVDGL; the protein is encoded by the coding sequence ATGAGTGTGCCTTTCAACAAGCTCATCGCTCGCATAGATCTCGACGCCATCAGGGAAAACTATCTGCTTCTGCGCGAGGTCGCGGGGAACCCGGCCCCGGTGATCAAGGCAGACGCCTACGGCCATGGTCTGCTGCCGGTGGCCAGGACCCTGGCCCAGGCCGGAGCCGGGTCCATGTGCGTGGGCAGCGTGGAGGAAGCCGTGGCCCTGCGCGGCGAGTTCTCCGGCCGCATCGTCTCCCTGCTCGGCCCGCTGGACAAGGCGGACGCCGCGGCCGTGGTCGAACACGGCCTCGTCCCCTACATCTACCGGAGAGAACAGCTCGCGATGCTGGCCGAGGCCGCGAGGAACGCGGGCGGCCAGGCGCGGCTGGCGCTCAAGTTCGATACCGGCATGGGGCGGCTCGGGTTCAGGCTGCCCGACGTGCCCGATCTCGTCGCCACCCTGGCCGCCAATCGGGAGCTTCGTCTCGAGCTCGTGGCCTCGCATTTGGCCACGGCCGACGAGCCCGCGCGAGACGATTACGTGGTCCGCCAGCGCGGCGTGTTCGAGGCCGTGTGCAGCGAGCTGCGGGCAGCCGGGCTCGACTTCGCCTGCACGCTCGGCAATTCCGCGGGGCTTCTCGCCTATCCGGAGCTGCGCTACGACCTGCAGCGGCCGGGCATTGCGCTCTACGGCGTGAATCCCTTTTGCGGCACGCCGCTCGCGCACCTCGGCGAGCGCCTGCGGCCCGCCATGTCCGTGCGCACGCCGGTGGCCCAGGTGCACAGCCTGGACGCGGGCGAGAGCGTGAGCTACGGCTGCACCTTCGTCGCCCCGAAAGCCATGCGCGTGGCCGTCATCGCGGCGGGATACGCGGACTGCTACAGCCGGGCCCTGGGCGGCAAGGCAGAGGTCGTGATCCGCGGAAGGCGCGCCAAGGTCTGCGGCCGCGTGTGCATGCAGCTCTCCATCGTGGACGTCTCGGACATTCCCGGGGCCGAGGCGGGCGACGACGCCTGGCTGCTCGGCGGGGAGGGGGACGATCCGGTCACGCCGGACGAACTCGCCGGCTGGTGGGGGACGATCACCTACGAGGTCTTCTGCCTGCTCGGGCTCAACAAGCGCGAGTACGTGGACGGCCTCTAG
- a CDS encoding Mrp/NBP35 family ATP-binding protein, with the protein MSDACKSCSSAGSCSPQDKAACGEKSEAEKELEKVLSRIKHKIVVLSGKGGVGKSTVAANIAMSLARAGKKVGLLDVDVHGPSIPRLLSLKGQHPNVDDNMIEPVAYAKNLWVMSTGFLLPSDDEAVVWRGPVKIGVIRQFIQNVAWGDLDFLVVDCPPGTGDEPLTVLQLLGEESKAVVVTTPHMLAVDDVRRSITFVGLVGATVLGIVENMSGFVCPDCGKTHEIFKSGAGEKLSLETGAPFLGRIPFDPELARAGDEGFNYLTVYPESETAKSVEKIIAPILALDA; encoded by the coding sequence CTGTTCGTCCGCCGGTTCCTGCTCCCCGCAGGACAAGGCGGCCTGCGGCGAGAAGTCCGAGGCCGAGAAGGAACTCGAGAAGGTCCTCTCGCGCATCAAGCACAAGATCGTGGTCCTGTCCGGCAAGGGCGGGGTGGGCAAGAGCACCGTGGCGGCCAACATCGCCATGTCGCTGGCGCGGGCCGGCAAGAAGGTCGGCCTGCTCGACGTGGACGTGCACGGCCCGTCCATCCCCCGCCTGCTGTCGCTGAAGGGCCAGCATCCGAACGTCGACGACAACATGATCGAGCCCGTGGCCTACGCCAAGAATCTGTGGGTCATGTCCACCGGCTTCCTGCTGCCGAGCGACGACGAGGCCGTTGTCTGGCGCGGGCCGGTGAAGATCGGCGTGATCCGCCAGTTCATCCAGAACGTGGCCTGGGGCGACCTGGACTTCCTGGTCGTGGACTGCCCTCCGGGCACCGGCGACGAGCCCTTGACCGTTCTGCAGCTCCTGGGCGAGGAGTCCAAGGCGGTGGTCGTGACCACGCCGCACATGCTGGCCGTGGACGACGTGCGCCGCTCCATCACCTTCGTGGGGCTGGTCGGCGCCACGGTGCTCGGCATCGTGGAGAACATGAGCGGCTTCGTCTGCCCGGACTGCGGCAAGACGCACGAGATCTTCAAGAGCGGTGCGGGAGAGAAGCTGTCCCTGGAGACGGGGGCGCCCTTCCTCGGCCGCATCCCCTTCGATCCCGAGCTGGCCAGGGCCGGCGACGAGGGCTTCAACTACCTCACGGTCTACCCCGAGTCCGAGACGGCCAAGTCCGTGGAGAAGATCATCGCTCCCATCCTGGCGCTCGACGCATAG